In one Corallococcus sp. EGB genomic region, the following are encoded:
- a CDS encoding YkgJ family cysteine cluster protein, with protein MECTCCGACCVAPDIAALDKPLGLRCPHLGADNLCTVYERRPQVCRDYAADEVCRRIEAPTLEERVNNYLALFQLTAEAEAVRKSGCASMRMARAIRERK; from the coding sequence ATGGAGTGCACCTGCTGTGGCGCCTGCTGCGTGGCGCCGGACATCGCCGCGCTGGACAAGCCGCTGGGGCTGCGGTGCCCGCACCTGGGCGCGGACAACCTGTGCACCGTGTACGAGCGGCGCCCCCAGGTGTGCCGGGACTACGCGGCGGACGAGGTGTGCCGCCGCATCGAGGCCCCCACGCTGGAGGAGCGCGTGAACAACTACCTGGCGCTGTTCCAGCTCACCGCGGAGGCGGAGGCCGTGCGCAAGTCCGGCTGCGCCTCCATGCGGATGGCGCGCGCCATCAGGGAGCGGAAGTGA
- a CDS encoding hydrolase, whose protein sequence is MTFQPSEPFVPAAGLRGPHAQTIYASLVRPTRVPPLRRERRDLPDGDFVDLDTFDGPTGAPHVVVLHGLEGSSRAGYVTEVLRGAAKRGWGATAINFRSCSGEPNRLARAYHSGDTADTLLLMADVRSRITGPMLAVGFSLGANVLCRLLEETGDRAPVAAAASISAPYDLDACCRKLDGGGGFHWLYRERFLRTLKSKARAKLRRFPGAFDGTRMEAARTIRGYDDVVTAPLHGFRGAEHYYREASAGPRLADIRRPTLLLSSADDPMLEAPVIPPSARDNPFLSVVLTEQGGHVGFVAGHALRPYFWAETQALTFFERVLAR, encoded by the coding sequence GTGACGTTCCAACCCTCCGAGCCGTTCGTCCCCGCGGCGGGCCTTCGCGGCCCGCATGCGCAGACCATCTACGCGTCGCTCGTGCGCCCCACCCGCGTGCCGCCCCTGCGCCGGGAGCGGCGTGACCTGCCGGACGGGGACTTCGTCGACCTGGACACCTTCGACGGGCCGACGGGCGCGCCGCACGTGGTGGTGCTGCACGGCCTGGAGGGCTCGTCGCGGGCGGGCTACGTCACGGAGGTGCTGCGGGGCGCGGCGAAGCGCGGCTGGGGCGCGACGGCGATCAACTTCCGCTCGTGCAGCGGGGAGCCGAACCGGCTGGCGCGGGCGTACCACTCCGGGGACACGGCGGACACGCTGCTCTTGATGGCGGACGTGCGCTCGCGCATCACCGGGCCCATGCTCGCGGTGGGTTTCTCTCTGGGCGCCAACGTGCTGTGCCGGCTCCTGGAGGAGACGGGAGACCGGGCGCCGGTGGCGGCCGCCGCGTCCATCAGCGCGCCGTACGACCTGGATGCATGCTGCCGCAAGCTGGATGGCGGCGGTGGCTTCCACTGGCTCTACCGCGAGCGGTTCCTGCGCACGCTCAAGAGCAAGGCCCGCGCGAAGCTGCGGCGGTTTCCGGGCGCGTTCGACGGGACGCGCATGGAGGCGGCGCGCACCATCCGGGGCTATGACGACGTGGTCACCGCGCCCCTGCATGGCTTCCGGGGCGCGGAGCACTACTACCGGGAGGCGTCGGCGGGGCCCCGGCTCGCGGACATCCGCCGGCCCACGCTGCTCCTGAGCTCCGCGGATGATCCGATGCTGGAGGCGCCGGTGATTCCGCCCTCGGCGCGGGACAACCCGTTCCTCAGCGTGGTGCTGACCGAACAGGGCGGCCACGTGGGCTTCGTCGCGGGCCACGCGCTCCGTCCGTATTTCTGGGCGGAGACCCAGGCGCTCACGTTCTTCGAGCGGGTGCTCGCCCGCTGA
- a CDS encoding outer membrane beta-barrel protein yields MNALALLAAAALAAAPSPKKDREGPFFIAPKVGFIKPTTSLGGDLYLGGEVGYITPWLQRRLALVLEVNYQRPSMSGTLRGPQLDNLGQPIESPYTLAERQVAIQLSAVFRFPRAFGPLTPYVGAGPGLYLHRTTVESFDSTTSESGGGLGFQALAGAELPLGPGGVFLEAKYQFAPVDFLTTGDVNAGAVLAAVGYRLRL; encoded by the coding sequence ATGAACGCGCTCGCCCTGCTCGCGGCCGCGGCGCTGGCCGCCGCTCCCTCGCCCAAGAAGGACCGTGAAGGCCCCTTCTTCATCGCGCCCAAGGTGGGCTTCATCAAGCCCACCACGTCGCTCGGCGGCGACCTCTACCTGGGCGGCGAGGTGGGCTACATCACGCCCTGGCTCCAGCGGCGGCTCGCGCTGGTGCTGGAGGTGAACTACCAGCGGCCCTCCATGTCGGGGACGCTGCGTGGGCCCCAGCTGGACAACCTGGGCCAGCCCATCGAGTCCCCGTACACGCTCGCCGAGCGGCAGGTGGCCATCCAGTTGTCCGCCGTGTTCCGCTTCCCGCGCGCGTTCGGGCCGCTCACGCCCTACGTGGGCGCGGGCCCCGGCCTGTACCTGCACCGCACGACGGTGGAGTCGTTCGACAGCACCACGTCGGAGAGCGGTGGCGGGCTGGGCTTCCAGGCGCTCGCGGGCGCGGAGCTGCCGCTGGGTCCGGGCGGCGTCTTCCTGGAGGCGAAGTACCAGTTCGCTCCGGTGGACTTCCTCACCACGGGCGACGTGAACGCGGGCGCGGTGCTCGCGGCCGTGGGCTACCGGCTGCGCCTGTAG
- a CDS encoding response regulator, with translation MMRVLIVSPHAASRALLSRFLHAEPDVEVSATGEPDDAFASIAENKPALVVVDLRRPDEDHPLFLGLLRKRHPSLPVISLVPGRLRIFDGRGERVREAHGDTAEALHHLMGSVLQATRDLLAQHLLRTLRPPVGRA, from the coding sequence CTGATGCGGGTCCTCATCGTCAGCCCGCATGCGGCGTCCCGGGCGCTGCTCAGCCGCTTCCTGCACGCGGAGCCGGACGTGGAGGTGTCCGCCACGGGCGAGCCCGATGATGCCTTCGCCTCCATCGCGGAGAACAAGCCCGCGCTGGTGGTGGTGGACCTGCGCCGTCCGGACGAGGACCACCCGCTGTTCCTGGGGCTCTTGCGCAAGCGGCACCCGTCGTTGCCGGTCATCTCGCTGGTGCCCGGCCGGCTGCGCATCTTCGACGGTCGCGGCGAGCGCGTGCGCGAAGCCCACGGTGACACCGCGGAGGCGCTGCACCACCTGATGGGGTCGGTGCTCCAGGCCACGCGGGACCTGCTGGCCCAGCACCTGTTGCGGACGTTGCGCCCGCCGGTGGGACGGGCCTGA
- a CDS encoding DEAD/DEAH box helicase family protein — MPSPLIELHYDSGTLVAPTLPDDARLHALFQKDGRTGVFRAPALHYRDVVLRLRECGLPYEDRAKRFEPVELPLAVPIEPFPHQRAALDAWTRAGGKGLVELPTGAGKTLLAVLAIAWVKRPTLVVVPTLDLMAQWQGVLAKHFATPVGMVGGGVNDRQTLTVTTYDSAAMQMEFTGNRFGLLICDECHHLPAPSYRFIAEGTLAPYRLGLTATLERADGGERVCEELLGPLVHRTGIQELQGQYLAPYEVRRIEVPLTPDEKARYDEARGRYLTFVRRLGVPLASPDGWARFLAQSQRSDEGRAAYRGYREQRRIALTSSGKLDALWKILLEHREDRVIVFTDDNETVYTLARKLLLPALTHHTPLPERKALLAAFANAELPVLLTSRVLNEGVDVPDARVGVVLSGSGSVREHVQRLGRILRKRPGKRALLYEVCSAQTAESGISERRRQHSAYQGQEPEGLPEC; from the coding sequence CTGCCCTCCCCCCTCATCGAGCTGCACTACGACAGCGGCACGCTGGTGGCTCCGACGCTGCCCGACGACGCGCGCCTGCACGCGCTCTTCCAGAAGGACGGGCGCACGGGCGTCTTCCGCGCGCCGGCGCTGCACTACCGCGACGTCGTCCTCCGCCTGCGCGAATGCGGGCTCCCCTACGAGGACCGCGCGAAGCGCTTCGAGCCGGTGGAGCTGCCCCTCGCGGTGCCCATCGAGCCGTTCCCGCATCAGCGCGCGGCGCTGGATGCCTGGACGCGCGCGGGAGGCAAGGGCCTGGTGGAGCTGCCCACCGGCGCGGGCAAGACGCTGCTGGCGGTGCTGGCCATCGCGTGGGTGAAGCGGCCCACGCTGGTGGTGGTGCCCACGTTGGACTTGATGGCGCAGTGGCAGGGCGTGCTCGCGAAGCACTTCGCCACCCCGGTGGGCATGGTGGGCGGCGGCGTCAACGACCGACAGACGCTGACGGTGACGACGTACGACTCCGCGGCGATGCAGATGGAGTTCACGGGCAACCGCTTCGGCCTGCTCATCTGCGACGAGTGCCACCACCTGCCCGCGCCCAGCTATCGGTTCATCGCGGAGGGGACGCTCGCGCCCTACCGGCTGGGTCTCACCGCGACGCTGGAGCGCGCGGACGGCGGCGAGCGCGTGTGCGAGGAGCTCCTGGGGCCGCTGGTGCACCGCACCGGCATCCAGGAGCTCCAGGGCCAGTACCTGGCGCCCTATGAAGTCCGCCGCATCGAGGTGCCGCTCACGCCCGACGAGAAGGCGCGCTATGACGAGGCGCGGGGCAGGTACCTCACGTTCGTGCGGAGGCTGGGCGTTCCGCTCGCGTCGCCGGACGGCTGGGCGCGCTTCCTCGCGCAGAGCCAGCGCAGCGACGAGGGGCGCGCGGCGTACCGGGGCTACCGGGAGCAGCGCCGCATCGCGCTCACCTCCAGCGGCAAGCTGGACGCGCTCTGGAAGATATTGCTGGAGCACCGCGAGGACCGCGTCATCGTCTTCACGGACGACAACGAGACGGTCTACACGCTCGCGCGCAAGCTGCTGCTGCCCGCGCTCACGCACCACACGCCGCTGCCGGAGCGCAAGGCGCTGCTGGCCGCGTTCGCCAACGCGGAGCTGCCGGTGCTGCTCACCTCGCGGGTGCTCAACGAGGGCGTGGACGTGCCCGACGCGCGCGTGGGCGTGGTGCTCAGCGGCAGCGGCAGCGTGCGCGAACACGTGCAGCGCCTGGGCCGCATCCTGCGAAAGCGCCCCGGCAAGCGCGCCCTGCTCTACGAGGTGTGCTCCGCGCAGACGGCGGAGAGCGGCATCAGCGAGAGGCGCAGGCAGCACAGCGCCTACCAGGGCCAGGAGCCGGAGGGTCTTCCCGAGTGCTGA
- a CDS encoding DUF790 family protein codes for MLTRELLASRVREGILRPSFVKTHDPSLQALAKELLADAESFRGQRRDDVEEAFGLKAGAFSRPKVARGLVKLLLDRLLFDEAGEGAQEARWRTLLVGAKVLRALPPDTTLEAYEARLAEALDAPLGDTREALYSDLPGHRKLLGWDGEALTPQGLLDRYNLALAQGPLLNARRLTLRARSPELLRVRKLLRWLKFCRLVAEVRRDGEDWSLEVEGPGAMLSLQKKYGLQLASFLSVVPILERWELSAVLEDARKRSTLQLSHEDPLVSPLPAALGHVPPEVAALAEGFEDADWELDLTPLPRHTGAAGLCVPDLTFRHRKTGRQVALELFHPWHAAPLSRRLSEMRARPDAGLLLGVDRALAKEAAERQALEDHPQVVLFNGFPSVRKLRERLSRWDDAG; via the coding sequence GTGCTGACGCGTGAGCTGCTCGCCTCGCGCGTGCGCGAAGGCATCCTGCGCCCTTCCTTCGTGAAGACGCACGACCCGTCCCTCCAGGCGCTCGCGAAGGAGCTGCTCGCGGACGCCGAGTCCTTCCGGGGCCAGCGCCGCGACGACGTGGAGGAGGCCTTCGGCCTCAAGGCCGGCGCGTTCAGCCGCCCCAAGGTCGCGCGCGGGCTGGTGAAGCTGCTGCTCGACCGGCTCCTCTTCGACGAGGCCGGTGAGGGCGCCCAGGAGGCCCGCTGGCGCACGCTGCTCGTGGGCGCGAAGGTGCTCAGGGCCCTGCCTCCGGACACGACCCTGGAGGCCTACGAAGCGCGCCTCGCGGAGGCCCTGGACGCGCCGCTCGGGGACACGCGCGAGGCGCTCTACTCGGACCTGCCCGGCCACCGGAAGCTGCTCGGGTGGGACGGCGAGGCGCTCACGCCCCAGGGGCTGCTGGACCGCTACAACCTGGCGCTCGCGCAGGGGCCGCTGCTCAACGCCCGGCGCCTCACCCTTCGCGCGCGGTCGCCGGAGCTGCTGCGCGTGCGCAAGCTGTTGCGGTGGCTGAAGTTCTGCCGGCTGGTGGCGGAGGTGCGGCGCGACGGCGAGGACTGGTCCCTGGAGGTGGAGGGCCCCGGCGCCATGCTGTCCCTGCAGAAGAAGTACGGCCTGCAGCTCGCGAGCTTCCTCTCCGTGGTCCCCATCCTGGAGCGCTGGGAGCTGTCCGCGGTGCTGGAGGACGCGCGCAAGCGCTCCACCCTCCAGCTCTCCCACGAGGATCCGCTGGTGTCCCCGCTGCCCGCCGCGTTGGGGCACGTGCCGCCGGAGGTGGCCGCGCTGGCGGAGGGGTTCGAGGACGCGGACTGGGAGCTGGATTTGACGCCCCTGCCCCGCCACACCGGCGCCGCCGGCCTGTGCGTGCCCGACCTCACCTTCCGCCACCGGAAGACGGGCCGGCAGGTCGCGCTGGAGCTGTTCCACCCATGGCACGCGGCGCCGCTGTCACGCCGGCTGTCGGAGATGCGCGCGCGCCCCGACGCGGGGCTGCTCCTGGGCGTGGACCGGGCGCTGGCGAAGGAGGCGGCGGAGCGGCAGGCGCTGGAGGATCACCCGCAGGTGGTGCTCTTCAACGGCTTTCCCTCCGTCCGGAAGCTGCGGGAGCGGCTCTCGCGCTGGGACGACGCCGGGTGA
- a CDS encoding helix-turn-helix transcriptional regulator — protein MEKTLASRLGGAARVARTRLNLTQADVAERIGIASEVYGRLERGHMLPSIQTFRRLCVVLSISADEALGLKPSQDVKWAAEPPSDYGESAELRRLLRRAKQLDRGSIRILSVLASQFKPRS, from the coding sequence ATGGAAAAGACCCTCGCATCCCGGCTCGGAGGCGCGGCCCGCGTCGCCCGCACCCGCCTGAACCTGACCCAGGCGGACGTGGCGGAGCGCATCGGTATCGCGAGTGAGGTCTATGGGCGGCTGGAGCGCGGCCACATGCTGCCCAGCATCCAGACCTTCCGCCGGTTGTGCGTGGTGCTGTCCATCTCCGCGGATGAGGCGCTGGGGTTGAAGCCGTCGCAGGACGTGAAGTGGGCCGCGGAGCCTCCGTCCGACTACGGCGAATCCGCCGAGCTGCGCCGGCTCTTGCGCCGCGCGAAGCAGCTGGACCGGGGCTCCATCCGCATCCTCAGCGTGCTGGCCTCGCAGTTCAAACCCCGGAGCTGA
- a CDS encoding response regulator, which produces MREPSHAPPSFLFVDADPRALAALRRLVRHLPGDKRYALGVREAERLMGEAMPSVVVCGYGLPDGDGLCLLSCVRARHPRAACALHTTHPPSRGLREQGITWMDRAAPPQQVLALLASLS; this is translated from the coding sequence ATGCGAGAGCCCTCCCACGCCCCGCCCAGCTTCCTCTTCGTGGACGCGGATCCGCGCGCGCTCGCGGCGCTGCGGCGGCTCGTCCGGCACCTGCCCGGCGACAAGCGCTATGCCCTGGGCGTGCGCGAAGCGGAGCGGCTGATGGGGGAGGCCATGCCGTCCGTGGTGGTGTGCGGCTACGGCCTGCCGGATGGGGACGGGCTGTGCCTGCTGTCGTGCGTGCGCGCCCGGCATCCGCGCGCCGCGTGCGCGCTGCACACCACGCACCCGCCCTCGCGCGGGCTGCGGGAGCAGGGCATCACCTGGATGGACCGCGCCGCGCCGCCGCAGCAGGTGCTGGCGCTCCTGGCCTCGTTGAGCTGA
- a CDS encoding metallophosphoesterase, whose protein sequence is MKLYAISDLHLRHKENHEALAALTPRPDDWLIVAGDVGETLADMELMLRTLTARFRQVVWVPGNHELWTLPSEQPPLKGEARYLRMVDLCHRYGALTPEDPYPRWPGEGPHRVVVPMFLGYDYTFRPDSVPAEKALEWAWEDDLMCTDEVLLHPEPYPTRQAWCHARVERTRARLERLPEGCSTILINHYPLRYEHVRLPRIPRFSIWCGTRLTEDWHTRYRAEVVVTGHLHMPATLWRDGVRFEEVSLGYPNQWRHRGGGLDRGLREVLPGPQKSAPLP, encoded by the coding sequence ATGAAGCTCTACGCCATCAGCGACCTGCACCTGCGGCACAAGGAGAACCACGAAGCGCTGGCGGCGCTCACGCCACGTCCGGACGACTGGCTCATCGTCGCCGGCGACGTGGGCGAAACGCTCGCGGACATGGAGCTGATGCTGCGCACCCTCACCGCGCGCTTCCGCCAGGTCGTCTGGGTGCCGGGCAACCACGAGCTGTGGACCCTGCCCTCCGAACAGCCCCCGCTGAAGGGCGAGGCGCGCTACCTGCGCATGGTGGACCTGTGCCACCGCTACGGCGCGCTCACGCCGGAGGACCCGTATCCGCGCTGGCCCGGGGAGGGCCCGCACCGCGTCGTCGTCCCCATGTTCCTGGGCTACGACTACACCTTCCGCCCGGACTCCGTGCCCGCGGAGAAGGCGCTGGAGTGGGCCTGGGAGGACGACCTGATGTGCACGGACGAGGTGCTGCTGCATCCGGAGCCCTACCCCACCCGTCAGGCCTGGTGCCACGCGCGCGTGGAGCGCACCCGCGCGCGGCTGGAGCGGCTGCCCGAGGGGTGCTCCACCATCCTCATCAACCACTACCCGCTGCGCTACGAGCACGTGCGGCTGCCGCGCATCCCGCGCTTCTCCATCTGGTGCGGTACGCGGCTCACCGAGGACTGGCACACGCGCTACCGCGCGGAGGTGGTGGTGACAGGGCACCTGCACATGCCCGCCACCCTGTGGCGCGACGGCGTGCGCTTCGAGGAGGTGTCCCTGGGCTACCCCAACCAGTGGCGCCACCGCGGCGGGGGCCTGGACCGCGGCCTGCGCGAGGTTCTGCCCGGTCCGCAGAAATCCGCCCCCCTTCCGTGA
- a CDS encoding DUF418 domain-containing protein, whose translation MPEPSSVGPVEVSERVHLLDALRGFALLGVFLSNSLSWFSGRSLLPHEQAQALVAAPLEKWVGQLYAFFVDQKFITLFSLLFGLGFALQMTRAEGRGASIVPVYRRRLGVLLGLGLVHMFAVWVGDILSTYALVGFALLLFRQRSDRTVLTWVAVLFVVLPLTLSIAQRYGPELLHGKEAAEQAARATREVEAAHRTAFFTGLSSDSVLTSQKANALFAWQSLPNPGRPIWLCIILGRFLLGLWAGRQRLMEDVERHRKLFVRVVAWGLGVGGAIATLSLVLYLKKQGVPGGPGAQASPPAWMVGMRTLREVGYLFMGCGYAAAFALLFQKERWRKALGVLTPVGRMALTLYLMQSLLSIGLYDGWGLGLVGHTPPSRTVLLCLGVFAAQVAFSHWWLKRFHFGPVEWLWRSLTYGRAQPMRLAPARQARPAH comes from the coding sequence ATGCCCGAGCCCTCCTCCGTTGGTCCCGTCGAAGTCTCCGAGCGGGTGCACCTGCTGGACGCCCTGCGTGGCTTCGCGCTGCTGGGCGTCTTCCTGTCCAACAGCCTGAGCTGGTTCAGCGGCCGGTCGCTCCTGCCGCACGAACAGGCGCAGGCGCTGGTGGCAGCCCCGCTGGAGAAGTGGGTCGGCCAGCTCTACGCCTTCTTCGTGGACCAGAAGTTCATCACCCTCTTCTCGCTCCTCTTCGGGCTGGGCTTCGCGCTGCAGATGACGCGCGCGGAGGGGCGGGGCGCCTCCATCGTGCCGGTGTACCGGCGCCGGCTGGGGGTGCTGCTGGGGCTGGGCCTCGTCCACATGTTCGCCGTCTGGGTGGGCGACATCCTCAGCACCTACGCGCTGGTGGGCTTCGCGCTGCTGCTGTTCCGCCAGCGCTCCGACAGGACGGTGCTCACCTGGGTGGCGGTGCTCTTCGTCGTCCTGCCGCTCACGCTGTCCATCGCGCAGCGCTACGGGCCGGAGCTCTTGCACGGCAAGGAGGCGGCGGAGCAGGCCGCCCGGGCCACGCGCGAGGTGGAGGCCGCGCACCGCACGGCGTTCTTCACCGGCCTGTCCAGCGACTCCGTGCTGACGTCGCAGAAGGCCAACGCCCTCTTCGCGTGGCAGAGTCTGCCCAACCCGGGCCGCCCCATCTGGCTGTGCATCATCCTGGGCCGCTTCCTCCTGGGCCTGTGGGCCGGACGTCAGCGACTGATGGAGGACGTGGAGCGCCACCGCAAGCTGTTCGTCCGGGTGGTGGCCTGGGGGCTGGGCGTGGGCGGCGCCATCGCGACCCTGTCCCTGGTGCTCTACCTGAAGAAGCAGGGCGTCCCCGGAGGCCCCGGGGCGCAGGCCAGCCCTCCGGCGTGGATGGTGGGGATGCGCACCCTGCGGGAGGTGGGTTACCTCTTCATGGGCTGCGGCTACGCGGCGGCCTTCGCGCTGCTCTTCCAGAAGGAGCGCTGGAGGAAGGCCCTGGGCGTGCTCACGCCCGTGGGCCGCATGGCCCTGACGCTCTACCTCATGCAGTCGCTGCTCAGCATCGGGCTGTATGACGGCTGGGGGCTGGGGCTCGTGGGCCACACGCCCCCGTCACGCACGGTGCTCCTGTGCCTGGGCGTCTTCGCGGCGCAGGTGGCCTTCAGCCACTGGTGGCTCAAGCGCTTCCACTTCGGCCCGGTGGAGTGGCTGTGGCGCTCGCTCACCTACGGCCGCGCCCAGCCCATGCGCCTTGCGCCCGCCCGCCAGGCGCGCCCGGCGCACTGA
- a CDS encoding DUF418 domain-containing protein codes for MSEIPTPGPIDNSERVHALDALRGFALLGVFVSNSLNWFNGRVFLPREQALALAAPPLEVAVNALFGLLIEQKFVTLFTFLFGLGFALQMTRAEGRGTSIVPVYRRRLGVLLGIGLVHMFALWLGDILTTYALVGFVLLLFRQRSDKAVLVCAALFLFVVPTVFSVGQRVLPMVLDGAAETESAQKAAKELDAERRAAFIAGLSSDSVVASQQANARYGWESISNPNRPILLSIILGRFLLGLWAGRRGLLQQVERHRPLLRKLAAWGLGVGGVIGLFIMGLNIQYRSMTNLPGWLVWMRIPKDVGVLFLGVGYAASFALLFQQERWRKVLGVFTPAGRMALTLYLMQSVVSLCLYDGWGLGLVGRTPPSLSVLMSLVAFAGQVAFSHWWLKRFRFGPVEWLWRSLTYGRVQPMRPAPAVAPAVG; via the coding sequence ATGTCAGAAATACCCACCCCAGGTCCCATTGACAATTCCGAGCGTGTCCACGCGCTCGACGCCCTGCGCGGCTTCGCGCTGTTGGGCGTCTTCGTCTCCAACAGCCTGAACTGGTTCAACGGCCGGGTCTTCCTCCCGCGTGAGCAGGCCCTGGCGCTCGCCGCGCCCCCGCTGGAGGTCGCGGTCAACGCGCTCTTCGGGCTGCTCATCGAGCAGAAGTTCGTCACCCTCTTCACCTTCCTCTTCGGGCTGGGCTTCGCGCTGCAGATGACGCGCGCGGAGGGGCGGGGCACCTCCATCGTGCCGGTGTACCGGCGCCGGCTGGGGGTGCTGCTGGGCATCGGGCTGGTCCACATGTTCGCCCTCTGGCTGGGCGACATCCTCACCACCTACGCGCTGGTGGGCTTCGTGCTGCTGCTGTTCCGCCAGCGCTCCGACAAGGCGGTGCTCGTCTGCGCGGCGCTGTTCCTGTTCGTGGTGCCCACCGTCTTCTCCGTGGGGCAGCGGGTGCTCCCCATGGTGCTGGACGGCGCGGCGGAGACGGAGAGCGCCCAGAAGGCCGCGAAGGAGCTGGACGCGGAGCGCCGCGCGGCGTTCATCGCGGGCCTGTCCAGCGACTCGGTGGTGGCCAGCCAGCAGGCCAACGCGCGCTACGGCTGGGAGAGCATCTCCAACCCCAACCGGCCCATCCTGCTGTCCATCATCCTGGGCCGCTTCCTCCTGGGCCTGTGGGCCGGGCGCCGGGGGCTCCTGCAGCAGGTGGAGCGCCACCGCCCGCTCCTGCGGAAGCTGGCGGCCTGGGGGCTGGGGGTGGGCGGCGTCATCGGGCTGTTCATCATGGGGCTCAACATCCAGTACCGGAGCATGACGAACCTGCCGGGCTGGCTGGTGTGGATGCGCATCCCCAAGGACGTGGGCGTCCTCTTTTTGGGCGTGGGCTACGCGGCGTCCTTCGCGCTGCTCTTCCAGCAGGAGCGCTGGCGCAAGGTGCTGGGCGTCTTCACCCCCGCGGGCCGCATGGCGCTGACGCTCTACCTCATGCAGTCCGTGGTGAGCCTGTGCCTCTATGACGGCTGGGGCCTGGGGCTCGTGGGCCGCACGCCCCCGTCGCTCTCGGTGCTGATGAGCCTCGTGGCCTTCGCGGGCCAGGTGGCCTTCAGCCACTGGTGGCTCAAGCGCTTCCGCTTCGGCCCGGTGGAGTGGCTGTGGCGCTCGCTCACCTACGGCCGCGTCCAGCCCATGCGCCCGGCCCCCGCCGTGGCGCCCGCGGTGGGCTGA